One genomic window of Elusimicrobiota bacterium includes the following:
- a CDS encoding fumarate hydratase, whose protein sequence is MKRATSTPAAGFEYHPPFPLGKDRTKYRLLTKAGISVSKFEGQPILKVEPQALAGLAKEALRDIQFLLRPAHQRQVADILKDPEASANDKFVALTMLENSVISAKFELPFCQDTGTATIAAWKGQQVWTGADDAQWLTCGVWQTYTQENLRYSQTVALDMYEEKNSGNNLPAQIDIYATAGMEYKFLFIAKGGGSANKTYLFQETKALLNCASLKKFLIEKMKSLGTAACPPYHVAFVVGGTSADACLKTVKLASTGYYDALPASGDSHGRAFRDPTLEGELLEAARRSGFGAQFGGRHFAHDVRVIRLPRHGASCPVGMAVSCSADRSMLAKIDAAGVWLEEMERRPEKLIPAEYRKKGVDDAVRIDLDRPMPDIRAELSKHPVATRLSLTGRIIVARDIAHAKFKERLDRGEGLPQYLKDHPVLYAGPAKTPPGRPSGSLGPTTAGRMDSYVDLFQAQGASLVMIAKGNRSAAVAEACHKHGGFYLGTIGGPAAILAERNIKKVELLEYPELGMEAVYAIDVNDFPAFILVDDKGNDFYHKLSFIGEVKSLPHRPSAAEALKGYVENR, encoded by the coding sequence ATGAAACGCGCCACCTCCACGCCCGCGGCAGGATTCGAGTATCATCCCCCGTTCCCGCTGGGCAAGGACCGCACCAAGTACCGCCTGCTGACCAAGGCCGGAATCAGCGTCTCCAAGTTCGAAGGCCAGCCCATCCTCAAAGTGGAGCCCCAAGCCTTGGCTGGGCTGGCCAAGGAGGCCCTGCGCGACATCCAATTCCTCTTGCGCCCCGCGCACCAGCGCCAGGTGGCCGACATCCTCAAGGACCCCGAGGCCTCGGCCAACGACAAGTTCGTGGCCCTCACCATGCTGGAGAACTCCGTCATCTCCGCCAAGTTCGAGCTCCCCTTCTGCCAGGACACGGGCACGGCCACCATCGCGGCCTGGAAGGGCCAGCAGGTCTGGACCGGGGCCGACGACGCGCAGTGGCTCACCTGCGGAGTCTGGCAGACCTACACGCAGGAGAACCTGCGCTACTCCCAGACCGTGGCCCTGGACATGTACGAGGAGAAGAACTCGGGCAATAATTTGCCCGCACAGATCGACATCTACGCCACGGCGGGCATGGAATACAAATTCCTCTTCATCGCCAAGGGCGGCGGCTCCGCCAACAAGACCTATCTCTTCCAGGAGACCAAGGCGTTGCTCAACTGCGCCAGCCTCAAGAAGTTCCTCATCGAGAAGATGAAGTCCTTGGGCACGGCCGCCTGCCCGCCCTATCACGTCGCCTTCGTGGTCGGCGGGACCTCGGCCGACGCCTGTCTCAAGACCGTCAAGCTCGCCTCGACCGGCTACTATGACGCGCTGCCCGCCAGCGGCGACAGCCACGGCCGAGCCTTCCGCGACCCGACCCTGGAAGGCGAGCTCCTGGAGGCCGCCCGCAGATCCGGCTTCGGCGCCCAGTTCGGAGGCCGGCACTTCGCCCACGACGTGCGCGTCATCCGCCTGCCCCGCCACGGCGCGTCCTGCCCCGTGGGCATGGCCGTCTCCTGCTCGGCGGACCGCAGCATGCTCGCCAAGATCGACGCGGCCGGGGTCTGGCTCGAGGAGATGGAGCGCCGCCCCGAAAAGCTCATCCCGGCCGAGTACCGCAAGAAGGGCGTAGACGACGCGGTCCGCATCGACCTCGACCGCCCCATGCCGGACATCCGGGCCGAGCTTTCCAAGCATCCGGTGGCGACCCGGCTGTCGCTGACCGGCCGCATCATCGTGGCGCGCGACATCGCCCACGCCAAGTTCAAGGAGCGCCTCGACCGCGGGGAGGGCCTGCCGCAATACCTCAAGGACCATCCCGTGCTCTACGCCGGTCCCGCGAAGACCCCGCCCGGCAGACCCTCCGGGTCCTTGGGGCCGACGACTGCTGGGCGCATGGACTCCTACGTGGACCTCTTCCAGGCGCAAGGCGCGTCCTTGGTCATGATCGCCAAGGGCAACCGCAGCGCGGCGGTCGCGGAGGCCTGCCACAAGCACGGCGGCTTCTACCTGGGAACCATCGGCGGCCCGGCCGCGATCCTGGCGGAGCGCAACATCAAGAAGGTCGAGCTGCTGGAGTACCCGGAGCTGGGCATGGAGGCGGTCTACGCCATCGACGTCAATGACTTCCCGGCCTTCATCCTGGTGGACGACAAGGG